The region TGGAGTCGCTTGAGAAAGCAGGTCTTGCAGTCAACTACAACAGGGTCAGCTCGACTCGTGGAAAATGCCTGCCCGCCAGAGTGCACATCTGGGATGAGACTCTTAGAGATGGAGAGCAGACTCCGGGCGTGGCGCTGACAGTAGACGAGAAGATCGAGATAGCCAAGATGCTCGATGACATCGGCGCTGCAGTGGTCGTCGTCGGTTTTCCTGCCGTTAGCGAGGCTGAGAAGAAGGCTGTGGCGGCAATTGCACGCGAAGGCCTGTCAAGAGCTGTCGTGGGCGCACCCGCAAGGGCAGTCATCACGGACATTGACGCATGCATTGAGGCGGACGTGAAGGAGGTGCCAATCTTCATCGCGACCTCCGACTTCCGACTCAAGTACCAGCTTCGTATGACAAGAGAGGAGATGCTTGACCGACTGGTAGAGTGCGTGGAGTACGCAACCAGCCATGGCCTCAGCACGACCTACATCGCAGAAGACTCTACGCGTAGCGACATGGACTTTCTCTGCAAGGCCTACCGTTCCGCCATTGACGCAGGCGCCAAGAGAATATGCATCGCCGACACGGTGGGGTTTGTTCGCCCAGAAGTCATGAAGTACATAGTCGCTGAGGTGAGGAGCAGGGTATTGAGTTCAGGCCGA is a window of Candidatus Thorarchaeota archaeon DNA encoding:
- a CDS encoding homoaconitate hydratase — its product is MESLEKAGLAVNYNRVSSTRGKCLPARVHIWDETLRDGEQTPGVALTVDEKIEIAKMLDDIGAAVVVVGFPAVSEAEKKAVAAIAREGLSRAVVGAPARAVITDIDACIEADVKEVPIFIATSDFRLKYQLRMTREEMLDRLVECVEYATSHGLSTTYIAEDSTRSDMDFLCKAYRSAIDAGAKRICIADTVGFVRPEVMKYIVAEVRSRVLSSGRYNVPLSVHCHNDFGLATANTLAAVEEGVTYPHVCVNGYGERAGNAPFEEVVLALEELYGVETGVKTENLYRLSMLVERHFRIPLPLHKAISGDNAFRHSSGIHSHGQLTHSMTYEPISPLRVGRKREFHLGKFVGRHFVEYLLKMGGVRATPEQVRQITERVKATHEDQKTAQSAEAFDRLKSELSSLRTGVSERQFWSIVFDII